Proteins encoded by one window of Streptomyces sp. LX-29:
- a CDS encoding asparagine synthase-related protein: MRWLVGWSSTASGAAAAEGGAVQPVGAQLLWADPDPLWAVGDWRPDEVRVVQADPFTRLAVLGCCAASDEELRVGLFAARGGALRHLTAWPGSYTAVTQVGRRVTVVGDLAGARPVFHAPWADGTAYATAALPLADLIEAQLDVSHLAALLACPDSPEAVGDGTPYAGVRRVPPGHALILREGIRDIVGYEPIASLAVAAPQLDADKAVDGVRDALVDAVRARLAAPRHAPHVDVRLDPGPVPGMGPADRRAARGVPAPGVGADLSGGSASGTLALLAAGLPGLPGMLGHGTEAGERLLAVTFNDLVPDAGGGRAREAELERARAIAANPRLHHVVVAAGTEALPYAALGGGPLTDEPGPSLILAERHRRRLAAGSADHLVGHGARQVIDAHPARLADLLLDRRRRHLLRPATALARADGTTAYSFVVPFTVYRAARRLARTPYREGVQAAAHRLLERRVAGEHGPGGSADAVAASLAALTWCRPGPAARWLTGEALAEVSVRLEAAAARPGTLRRPGERRADAALARHAADHRVLEQAAEVRSQRLHAPFLDNQVVRACRALPEALRVQPGARAAVLRAVLAGAGIRELPAGWGATSHASHNAAVRAGLTASVGELVDLFRAPLLADAGLVEARVVRKALRAAAEGERLPLDGLAELVSTELWLRRLLARRGTCWTGTAAPRQRAVAGGVVPRPSL; the protein is encoded by the coding sequence ATGCGGTGGTTGGTGGGGTGGAGCAGTACCGCCTCGGGGGCCGCCGCGGCCGAGGGCGGCGCGGTGCAGCCGGTGGGCGCCCAGCTCCTGTGGGCCGACCCGGACCCCCTGTGGGCGGTCGGTGACTGGCGCCCGGACGAGGTACGCGTCGTCCAGGCCGACCCGTTCACCCGGCTCGCCGTCCTCGGCTGCTGCGCGGCGAGCGACGAGGAACTGCGCGTCGGGCTGTTCGCCGCGCGGGGCGGCGCGCTGCGCCATCTGACCGCCTGGCCCGGCAGCTACACCGCCGTCACCCAGGTCGGCCGCCGCGTCACCGTGGTCGGCGACCTGGCCGGGGCCCGCCCGGTCTTCCACGCCCCCTGGGCGGACGGCACCGCCTACGCCACGGCCGCGCTTCCGCTGGCCGACCTCATCGAGGCGCAGCTCGACGTCAGCCATCTCGCCGCCCTCCTGGCCTGCCCCGACTCGCCGGAGGCCGTCGGCGACGGCACGCCCTACGCCGGCGTGCGCCGGGTGCCTCCGGGCCACGCGCTGATTCTGCGGGAGGGCATCCGCGACATCGTCGGCTACGAGCCCATCGCCTCGCTCGCCGTGGCCGCGCCCCAACTCGACGCGGACAAGGCGGTGGACGGCGTGCGCGACGCCCTCGTCGACGCGGTCCGCGCGAGGCTGGCCGCCCCGCGCCACGCCCCCCATGTCGACGTCCGCCTGGATCCCGGCCCGGTACCCGGCATGGGCCCCGCGGACCGGCGTGCCGCGCGGGGCGTGCCCGCCCCCGGCGTGGGCGCCGACCTCTCCGGCGGCAGCGCCTCCGGCACGCTGGCGCTGCTGGCCGCCGGCCTGCCGGGGCTGCCGGGGATGCTGGGCCACGGCACCGAGGCCGGCGAGCGGCTGCTCGCCGTCACCTTCAACGACCTGGTGCCGGACGCGGGCGGCGGGCGAGCCCGCGAGGCCGAGCTGGAGCGCGCCCGCGCGATCGCCGCCAACCCGCGGCTGCACCACGTGGTCGTGGCCGCGGGCACCGAGGCGCTGCCGTACGCCGCCCTCGGCGGCGGGCCGCTCACCGACGAGCCCGGGCCCTCGCTGATCCTCGCCGAGCGCCACCGCCGCCGGTTGGCGGCAGGCAGCGCTGACCACCTCGTCGGGCACGGCGCGCGCCAGGTCATCGACGCGCACCCGGCACGCCTGGCCGACCTGCTGCTCGACCGGCGCCGCCGCCATCTGCTGCGCCCCGCCACCGCCTTGGCGCGCGCCGACGGCACCACCGCCTACTCCTTCGTCGTGCCGTTCACCGTCTACCGCGCGGCACGCCGGTTGGCCCGCACGCCCTACCGGGAAGGCGTCCAGGCGGCCGCGCACCGCCTCTTGGAGCGCCGCGTCGCGGGCGAGCACGGTCCAGGAGGCAGCGCGGACGCCGTCGCCGCCTCGCTCGCCGCGCTCACCTGGTGCAGACCCGGTCCGGCCGCGCGCTGGCTGACGGGTGAGGCCTTGGCGGAAGTATCGGTTCGTCTGGAGGCGGCGGCCGCCCGTCCCGGTACGCTGCGCCGCCCCGGCGAGCGGCGGGCCGACGCGGCGCTCGCCCGCCACGCCGCCGACCACCGGGTGCTGGAACAGGCCGCGGAGGTGCGCAGCCAGCGCCTCCACGCGCCGTTCCTCGACAACCAGGTCGTACGCGCCTGCCGTGCGCTCCCCGAGGCCCTCCGTGTGCAGCCGGGGGCGCGCGCCGCGGTCTTGCGCGCCGTCCTCGCCGGTGCCGGCATCCGCGAACTCCCCGCCGGGTGGGGCGCCACCTCCCACGCCTCCCACAACGCGGCCGTACGGGCCGGACTCACCGCCTCCGTCGGCGAACTGGTCGACCTCTTCCGCGCCCCGCTGCTGGCCGACGCCGGCCTGGTCGAGGCGCGTGTCGTGCGGAAGGCCCTGCGGGCGGCCGCCGAAGGCGAGCGACTGCCGCTGGACGGCCTGGCCGAACTGGTCTCCACCGAGCTGTGGCTGCGGCGGCTGCTGGCCCGACGCGGCACCTGCTGGACCGGGACAGCCGCGCCGAGACAGCGTGCGGTCGCCGGCGGCGTGGTCCCCCGCCCCAGCCTGTGA
- a CDS encoding BTAD domain-containing putative transcriptional regulator — translation MRYLILGATEARDSHGQPVPLGGARLRALLAALALRAPRPAATPVDVLIDEVWGDDPPHDAPAALQALVGRLRRAIGKEAVRSAPGGYRLDAAADDIDLFRFERLVDEGGRALDAGDADTAAVTLRAALALWRGPALADLPDREAAAARPEALRLTALHQRVAADLALGRAVEVVPELRELVAGHPLDEPFHAQLIRALRAAGRSADALAAYEDARRSLADHLGADPGAELQALHQQLLNGTDPAAPPAAAAPAPTVLATPPRSATLGNLRSRLTSFIGRQHEVHALRAELGGARLVTLTGPGGSGKTRLSEETAATLAADDYPDGVWAAELAPLDDPRAVPGAVLSAIGRRDTTLLASGLEGRTSGLEGADPTARLIEHCAQRRLLLLLDNCEHVIDAAARLAEALLAHCPGVTVLATSREPLGVPGETVRPVEPLRPVPAHQLFAERAAAVRPGFDPASDPETEAAVAEICRRLDGLPLAIELAAARLRLLTPRQIADRLDDRFRLLTSGSRTVLPRQQTLRAVVDWSWELLDERERTVLRRLSVFAGGCDLPAAEAVCADEDAPGAAFGAAEPAAALAGRSTGEPAATDRTGPERLTRAQDPAPDLVRDPGRDPDPEGPGVRVRREEILDVLGALVDKSLLVVGYPQGTGGEPGETRYGMLETIHEYVSERAAEHPAARRDHTAAVRRHIAHVRAFLHTAEPRLRSAEQLPWLRRVESDLDNIRAALHRALLASDVDAALGIVFDMGWFWWLRNYRDEGASWVARTAELLAAARADEGGADESGADEDAAHFWDRLDLELLRYFLLAEQRVEHELRSEKALAGAERIRKAYGGNPGPRAARFPGLMWPFAAFLVHGLKGVAPLLDTAVANCRAHGGDWALGVLLMFRTHIAIDLPGGVARAKNDWRELRELSRLVGDRWVLAQVEGANGEMATAYGRYAEARESYEEALRLARELGAYTETPFLITRLADLACHEGDLEGAVKLLDRSEEEAERYGVRDARAFNRALRALIELLNDNVAAARTLLEQARDVGFQASPPPQFWVVVESLDARITASEGDLRGALSKIRSALRSGLESSSTEVVLASQAETAGYVLTSLGEHALAARMLGAADGWRGELPRSGALQQDAAMVERAGRAALGEAAFEELRGGGSRLSVEECIALLRGLEDGERP, via the coding sequence GTGCGGTATCTCATCCTCGGCGCCACAGAGGCGCGCGACAGTCATGGGCAGCCCGTGCCGCTCGGCGGCGCACGGCTGCGGGCACTGCTGGCCGCGCTCGCGCTGCGCGCCCCGCGTCCCGCCGCCACCCCGGTCGACGTGCTCATCGACGAGGTGTGGGGCGACGATCCCCCGCACGACGCCCCCGCGGCCCTCCAGGCGCTGGTCGGCCGGCTGCGCCGGGCCATCGGCAAGGAGGCCGTCCGCTCCGCCCCCGGCGGCTACCGCCTCGACGCGGCCGCCGACGATATCGACCTCTTCCGCTTCGAGCGCCTCGTCGACGAGGGCGGTCGCGCCCTGGACGCCGGAGACGCGGACACCGCCGCCGTCACGCTTCGCGCGGCGCTCGCCCTGTGGCGCGGGCCGGCCCTCGCCGACCTCCCCGACCGGGAGGCGGCCGCCGCCCGCCCCGAGGCCCTGCGGCTGACCGCGCTGCACCAGCGGGTGGCGGCGGACCTGGCGCTCGGACGAGCCGTGGAGGTCGTGCCCGAGCTGCGCGAGCTCGTCGCCGGCCATCCGCTGGACGAGCCGTTCCACGCCCAGCTGATCCGGGCGCTGCGCGCCGCCGGCCGGTCGGCCGACGCCCTCGCCGCCTACGAGGACGCGCGCCGGTCCCTGGCCGACCACCTCGGCGCGGACCCCGGGGCGGAGCTCCAGGCGCTGCATCAGCAGCTGCTGAACGGCACAGACCCGGCCGCCCCGCCCGCCGCGGCCGCCCCCGCCCCCACGGTGCTCGCAACGCCCCCGCGCTCGGCGACCCTCGGAAACCTGCGCTCCCGGCTGACCAGCTTCATCGGCCGCCAGCATGAGGTCCATGCCCTCCGGGCGGAGCTCGGCGGCGCCCGCCTGGTCACCCTCACCGGCCCCGGCGGCTCCGGCAAGACCCGGCTCTCGGAGGAGACCGCCGCGACCCTGGCGGCCGACGACTACCCCGACGGCGTCTGGGCCGCCGAGCTCGCCCCGCTCGACGACCCACGCGCCGTGCCCGGCGCCGTCCTGAGCGCGATCGGCCGCCGCGACACCACCCTTCTCGCCTCGGGGCTCGAGGGCCGCACGAGCGGCCTGGAGGGCGCCGACCCGACCGCGCGGCTCATCGAACACTGCGCCCAGCGCCGTCTGCTGCTCCTCCTCGACAACTGCGAGCACGTCATCGACGCCGCCGCCCGACTCGCCGAGGCGCTGCTCGCGCACTGCCCGGGCGTCACCGTGTTGGCCACCAGCCGCGAGCCGCTCGGGGTGCCCGGGGAGACCGTCCGCCCCGTGGAGCCGCTGCGTCCCGTCCCGGCCCACCAGCTCTTCGCCGAGCGCGCCGCCGCCGTGCGCCCCGGATTCGACCCCGCGAGCGACCCCGAGACCGAGGCCGCCGTCGCCGAGATCTGTCGGCGGTTGGACGGGCTGCCGCTGGCGATCGAGTTGGCGGCTGCCCGGCTGCGGCTGTTGACCCCGCGACAGATCGCGGACCGACTGGACGACCGGTTCCGGCTGCTGACCAGCGGCAGTCGTACGGTGCTGCCGCGCCAGCAGACGCTGCGCGCGGTCGTGGACTGGTCCTGGGAGCTGCTGGACGAGCGCGAGCGCACCGTGCTGCGCCGGCTGTCGGTCTTCGCGGGCGGCTGCGACCTGCCGGCGGCCGAAGCCGTCTGCGCCGACGAGGACGCCCCCGGCGCGGCCTTCGGGGCCGCCGAGCCCGCCGCCGCCCTCGCCGGGCGGTCCACGGGTGAGCCCGCCGCGACCGACCGCACCGGCCCCGAGCGGCTCACCCGCGCTCAGGACCCTGCCCCGGACCTCGTCCGGGACCCTGGCCGAGACCCCGACCCGGAGGGGCCCGGCGTGCGCGTCCGGCGCGAGGAGATCCTCGATGTGCTCGGCGCCCTGGTCGACAAGTCGCTGCTGGTGGTCGGCTATCCCCAGGGCACCGGCGGCGAGCCGGGCGAGACCCGGTACGGGATGCTGGAGACCATCCACGAGTACGTGAGCGAGCGCGCCGCCGAGCACCCCGCCGCCCGGCGCGACCACACCGCCGCCGTCCGCCGCCACATCGCCCACGTCCGTGCCTTCCTCCACACCGCGGAGCCCCGTCTTCGCTCGGCTGAGCAGCTGCCGTGGCTGCGCCGTGTGGAGAGCGACCTGGACAACATCCGCGCCGCCTTGCACCGTGCGCTCCTCGCGTCGGACGTCGACGCGGCGCTGGGGATCGTCTTCGACATGGGCTGGTTCTGGTGGTTGCGCAACTACCGGGACGAGGGCGCCTCATGGGTCGCCCGCACCGCCGAGCTGCTGGCCGCCGCGAGGGCGGACGAGGGCGGAGCCGACGAGTCCGGAGCGGACGAGGACGCGGCGCACTTCTGGGACCGGCTCGACCTCGAACTCCTCCGCTACTTCCTGCTCGCGGAACAGCGCGTCGAGCACGAACTGCGGAGCGAGAAGGCGCTGGCCGGAGCCGAGCGCATCCGCAAGGCCTACGGAGGCAACCCCGGCCCGCGCGCGGCCCGGTTCCCCGGCCTGATGTGGCCCTTCGCGGCCTTTCTCGTCCACGGCCTCAAGGGCGTGGCCCCGCTGCTCGACACGGCCGTGGCCAACTGCCGGGCGCACGGCGGCGACTGGGCCCTCGGCGTGCTGCTGATGTTCCGCACCCACATAGCCATCGACCTGCCCGGCGGCGTCGCGCGGGCCAAGAACGACTGGAGGGAGCTCCGCGAGCTCAGCAGGCTGGTCGGCGACCGCTGGGTACTCGCCCAGGTGGAGGGCGCGAACGGCGAGATGGCGACGGCGTACGGCCGGTACGCCGAGGCGCGCGAATCATACGAGGAGGCCCTACGCCTCGCGCGGGAGCTCGGCGCCTACACCGAGACGCCCTTCCTGATCACCCGACTGGCCGACCTCGCCTGTCACGAGGGGGATCTGGAAGGGGCGGTGAAGCTGCTGGACCGCTCTGAGGAGGAGGCGGAGCGCTATGGGGTACGGGACGCGCGCGCCTTCAACCGAGCGCTGCGAGCCCTGATCGAGCTGCTCAACGACAATGTGGCGGCGGCCAGGACGCTGCTCGAGCAGGCCCGGGACGTCGGGTTCCAGGCCAGCCCGCCCCCGCAGTTCTGGGTCGTGGTCGAGAGCCTGGACGCCCGCATCACGGCGAGCGAGGGCGATCTGCGCGGGGCGCTCTCGAAGATCCGCTCCGCCCTTCGCAGCGGCCTCGAATCGAGCAGCACGGAAGTGGTGCTCGCGTCACAGGCGGAGACCGCCGGCTATGTGCTGACGAGTCTGGGGGAGCACGCGCTCGCGGCCCGGATGCTGGGCGCGGCCGACGGCTGGCGAGGCGAGCTGCCCCGCTCCGGGGCGCTCCAGCAGGATGCCGCGATGGTCGAGCGGGCCGGACGCGCGGCGCTGGGAGAGGCGGCGTTCGAGGAGCTGCGCGGTGGCGGCAGTCGACTGTCGGTGGAGGAGTGCATAGCCCTGCTCCGTGGGCTGGAGGACGGCGAGCGGCCGTAA
- a CDS encoding sigma-70 family RNA polymerase sigma factor encodes MPQVPQQRERLSGTGGPSRAGGSGSPAGAGGRPGPGADSGPWDATGREPGTGSSGDAGSTPRPGPSTDPVASDVELVARLRDGDDDAYEELYRRHADAVRRYARTCCRDTFTADDLTAEVFARTLQAVRGGAGPDTAVRAYLFTTVRRVAAAWGKSAKREQLVEDFATFAAEAARPAATADTHDLGADVRAMHEAEQSLAVRAFRSLPERYQTVLWHTTVEEESPREVAPLLGLSDNATAVLAHRAREKLKQAYLQAHVSSALTEGGDCARFADRLGAYARGGLRSRAELGLRKHLDHCARCRMAALEVADVNARLRAVLPVAVVGWFAADFSLKTAGVVAGAAGAGAAGAAAGAGAGTGAGAGTGAGTAGSGAGAAGSGAGAAAGAGAGVGGGGGAGAGVAEGLGAVAKLGIAAGVVVVAAATALALTSGDGDKKTTAGPAAPAAPELPGPATPKPTPTSKSPGPKAGPAHATTPPAGSRPPSAGASPRPAPAPSGKTPAPRPTPPGPTPSAPAEPRPSSTPTSSPTRTPAPTPTPTRPAPSPTPSPTRTPTPEPEPEPEPSTSYPLSRLQFARFGDGTKPEIRGRESTWLWQRRGMSIGGERYGHGVTVHAASSVTIDLNRSCTAYDAVVGIDDTMLGLGAARFSVYADGERLWRSGVVRGGDPAEPVHVSLSGRSTIRLVVESHGPPGHGLALADWAESRISCS; translated from the coding sequence GTGCCCCAGGTGCCCCAACAGCGGGAACGGCTGAGCGGCACCGGTGGCCCCAGCCGCGCCGGCGGTTCCGGTTCCCCGGCGGGCGCCGGTGGGCGACCTGGCCCCGGCGCTGACTCCGGCCCCTGGGACGCGACGGGACGGGAGCCGGGGACGGGCTCGTCGGGCGATGCGGGGTCGACACCGCGGCCCGGTCCGTCGACCGACCCGGTGGCGTCCGACGTCGAGCTGGTCGCGCGGCTGCGCGACGGCGACGACGACGCGTACGAGGAGCTGTACCGGCGTCACGCCGACGCGGTGCGCCGCTACGCCCGGACCTGTTGCCGCGACACGTTCACCGCCGACGATCTGACGGCCGAGGTGTTCGCCCGCACGCTGCAGGCGGTGCGCGGCGGCGCCGGGCCGGACACCGCGGTGCGCGCCTATCTGTTCACCACGGTGCGGCGGGTCGCCGCCGCATGGGGGAAGTCGGCCAAGCGGGAGCAGTTGGTCGAGGACTTCGCGACCTTCGCCGCCGAGGCGGCCCGGCCCGCCGCCACGGCCGACACCCATGACCTGGGCGCGGACGTCAGGGCGATGCACGAGGCCGAACAGTCCCTGGCCGTACGGGCCTTCCGCAGTCTGCCGGAGCGCTACCAGACCGTGCTCTGGCACACCACGGTCGAGGAGGAGTCGCCGCGCGAGGTGGCCCCGCTGCTGGGGCTGTCGGACAACGCCACCGCGGTGCTGGCACACCGGGCGCGGGAGAAGCTCAAGCAGGCCTACCTCCAGGCGCATGTGAGCAGCGCGCTGACCGAGGGCGGCGACTGCGCGCGCTTCGCCGACCGGCTGGGCGCCTACGCGCGCGGCGGCCTGCGCTCGCGCGCCGAGCTCGGCCTGCGCAAACACCTGGACCACTGCGCGCGGTGCCGCATGGCCGCGCTGGAGGTCGCGGACGTCAACGCGCGACTGCGCGCCGTGCTGCCCGTCGCCGTCGTCGGCTGGTTCGCCGCCGACTTCTCGCTCAAGACAGCCGGGGTGGTGGCGGGAGCCGCCGGAGCGGGAGCCGCAGGCGCGGCAGCCGGCGCGGGTGCGGGCACCGGGGCAGGTGCGGGCACCGGGGCGGGCACGGCCGGCTCTGGTGCGGGCGCGGCCGGCTCTGGTGCGGGCGCGGCGGCCGGTGCGGGCGCCGGTGTCGGAGGCGGGGGTGGAGCGGGAGCCGGCGTCGCCGAGGGGCTCGGCGCCGTGGCGAAGCTCGGCATCGCGGCCGGCGTGGTCGTCGTGGCCGCCGCCACGGCGCTGGCGCTGACCTCCGGGGACGGCGACAAGAAGACCACGGCCGGGCCCGCCGCGCCCGCCGCTCCGGAGCTGCCGGGGCCGGCGACGCCCAAGCCCACTCCGACCTCGAAGTCTCCGGGGCCGAAGGCGGGGCCGGCCCATGCCACGACGCCGCCCGCCGGTAGTCGGCCCCCGTCGGCCGGCGCGTCCCCTCGTCCCGCTCCTGCTCCTTCGGGAAAGACGCCGGCGCCTCGTCCCACGCCGCCCGGGCCGACGCCGTCCGCCCCCGCCGAGCCGCGGCCCAGCTCCACGCCGACGTCCTCCCCGACCCGTACGCCCGCGCCGACGCCGACGCCGACCCGCCCGGCGCCGTCGCCGACCCCATCCCCCACCCGGACACCCACGCCCGAGCCTGAGCCCGAGCCCGAGCCGTCCACGTCCTACCCGCTCAGCCGATTGCAGTTCGCACGCTTCGGGGATGGCACGAAGCCGGAGATCAGGGGCCGCGAGAGCACCTGGCTCTGGCAGCGGCGGGGCATGTCCATCGGCGGTGAACGGTACGGACACGGGGTGACCGTGCACGCCGCGTCGTCGGTGACCATCGATCTCAACCGCTCCTGCACCGCGTACGACGCCGTCGTCGGAATCGACGACACGATGCTGGGGCTCGGCGCCGCCCGGTTCTCCGTCTACGCGGACGGGGAGCGGCTGTGGCGGTCCGGGGTGGTGCGCGGCGGCGATCCGGCCGAGCCGGTGCATGTGTCCCTCTCCGGCCGCTCCACCATCCGCTTGGTGGTCGAGTCGCACGGGCCGCCCGGGCACGGCCTGGCGCTGGCCGACTGGGCCGAGTCCCGGATCAGCTGCTCTTAG
- a CDS encoding helix-turn-helix domain-containing protein, producing MHIQGSHWSTAIAASSDGNGGRSTPLRVDAQRNLEHVLRAAREVFGELGYGAPMEDVARRARVGVGTVYRRFPSKDVLVRRIAEEETARLTDQARAALGQENEPWSALSRFLRTSVASGAGRLLPPQVLRVGVDVEAEEARVPHQRQPGSGGQPELRLVDQRTAVQDERDDAGVAALLDVVGQLVERARSAGQLRADVTVADVLLVIATAAPSLPDAAQQAAASARLLDILLDGLRSRPTA from the coding sequence ATGCACATTCAGGGTTCTCATTGGTCGACGGCCATCGCCGCGTCGTCGGACGGGAACGGCGGCCGTAGCACTCCTCTCCGTGTCGACGCGCAGCGCAACCTGGAGCACGTCCTGCGCGCGGCCCGCGAGGTGTTCGGCGAGCTGGGGTACGGCGCGCCGATGGAAGACGTGGCCCGTCGCGCCCGCGTCGGGGTGGGCACCGTCTACCGCCGCTTTCCCAGCAAGGACGTGCTGGTCCGACGCATAGCCGAGGAGGAGACGGCCCGGCTGACCGACCAGGCGCGGGCCGCCTTGGGTCAGGAGAACGAGCCGTGGTCGGCGCTCTCCCGTTTTCTGCGCACCTCGGTGGCGTCCGGCGCCGGCAGGCTGCTGCCGCCGCAGGTGCTGCGGGTGGGCGTGGACGTGGAGGCGGAGGAGGCCCGGGTGCCGCACCAGCGGCAGCCGGGATCGGGCGGCCAGCCGGAGCTGCGCCTGGTCGACCAGCGGACCGCGGTGCAGGACGAGCGGGACGACGCGGGGGTCGCCGCGCTGCTGGACGTCGTGGGCCAGCTCGTGGAGCGGGCACGGTCGGCGGGTCAGCTCCGCGCGGATGTCACGGTCGCGGATGTGCTGCTGGTGATCGCGACGGCTGCCCCGTCGCTGCCGGACGCGGCGCAGCAGGCGGCGGCGTCCGCGCGACTGCTGGACATCCTGCTGGACGGTCTGCGGTCGCGGCCCACGGCCTGA
- a CDS encoding NAD(P)/FAD-dependent oxidoreductase, whose protein sequence is MKEPARILVVGGGYVGMYTALRLQRKLKRELRQGAVQVIVVDPEPYMTYQPFLPEAAAGSISPRHVVVPLRRVLPLCQVVIGAATEIDHAERTATVRTLAAEEEGNGAIAIHYDELVLAPGSISRALPIPGLADYAIGFKTVEEAIGLRNHVLEQMDIASSTRDPDVRDAALTFVFVGGGYAGVEALGELEDMARYATRYYHNIAPEDLRWILVEATGRILPEVGEELGRYTVRELRGRNIDVRLDTRLESCENRVAVLSDGSRFPTRTVVWTAGVKPHPILAATDLPRNDHGRLVCTAALTVDGVEHAWAAGDAAAVPDITADEPGAICAPNAQHAVRQAKVLAENLLATLHGRPLTDYAHKYVGSVASLGLHKGVAHVYGRKLKGYPAWFMHRAYHLSRVPTFNRKARVFAEWALAGLFKREIVSLGSLENPRAEFELAAGTGRHPEAS, encoded by the coding sequence GTGAAGGAACCTGCGCGCATTCTCGTTGTCGGCGGTGGCTACGTCGGGATGTACACCGCGCTGCGTCTCCAGCGGAAGCTCAAACGGGAGCTGAGGCAAGGCGCCGTACAGGTCATCGTGGTCGACCCCGAGCCCTACATGACCTACCAGCCCTTCCTGCCCGAAGCGGCCGCCGGCTCCATCTCGCCCCGCCATGTCGTGGTGCCGCTGCGCCGCGTGCTGCCGCTCTGTCAGGTCGTCATCGGAGCCGCCACCGAGATCGACCACGCCGAGCGCACCGCGACCGTGCGGACTCTCGCCGCCGAGGAGGAGGGGAACGGCGCGATCGCGATCCACTACGACGAGCTCGTACTGGCCCCCGGCTCCATCTCCCGCGCCCTCCCGATCCCCGGCCTGGCCGACTACGCCATCGGCTTCAAGACCGTCGAGGAGGCCATCGGGCTGCGCAACCACGTCCTGGAACAGATGGACATCGCCTCCTCCACCCGTGATCCCGACGTCCGGGACGCCGCGCTGACCTTCGTCTTCGTGGGCGGCGGCTACGCCGGCGTGGAGGCCCTGGGCGAGCTGGAGGACATGGCCCGCTACGCCACCCGCTACTACCACAACATCGCCCCAGAGGACCTCAGGTGGATCCTCGTGGAGGCGACCGGGCGGATCCTGCCCGAGGTCGGCGAGGAGCTGGGCCGGTACACCGTCCGCGAGCTGCGGGGCCGCAACATCGACGTACGCCTGGACACCCGCCTGGAGTCGTGTGAGAACCGGGTCGCCGTGCTGAGCGACGGCTCCCGCTTCCCCACCCGCACGGTGGTGTGGACCGCCGGCGTCAAACCCCATCCCATCCTGGCCGCCACCGACCTGCCGCGGAACGACCACGGCCGGCTGGTCTGCACCGCCGCCCTCACGGTGGACGGCGTCGAGCACGCCTGGGCGGCCGGGGACGCCGCCGCCGTACCGGACATCACGGCGGACGAGCCGGGCGCGATCTGCGCCCCCAACGCGCAGCACGCCGTGCGCCAGGCCAAGGTGCTCGCCGAGAACCTGCTCGCGACCCTGCACGGCCGGCCGCTCACGGACTACGCGCACAAGTACGTGGGCTCGGTCGCCTCGCTCGGCCTCCACAAGGGCGTCGCACATGTCTACGGGCGGAAGCTGAAGGGCTACCCCGCCTGGTTCATGCACCGCGCGTACCACCTCAGCCGGGTGCCGACCTTCAACCGGAAGGCACGGGTGTTCGCCGAATGGGCCCTCGCCGGGCTCTTCAAACGTGAGATCGTCTCGCTCGGCTCGCTGGAGAACCCACGAGCCGAGTTCGAACTCGCGGCGGGCACCGGTCGCCATCCCGAGGCCAGTTGA